In Micromonospora inyonensis, the genomic window TCCAGTTGGCCGTACACGATCTGCGGACCTGGACCCACGACGTGCACCGCACCGTCGACGACACGCCCTACGGTGGCGGCCCCGGCATGGTGATGCGCCCGGAGCCCTGGGGTGAGGCGCTCGACGCGCTGGCCCCGGCGCAGGCCCCGCCGCCCCGGCTGCTGGTCCCCTCCCCGGCCGGGGCCCGGTTCACCCAGGCGATGGCGCACGAGCTGGCCGCCGAGGAGCACCTCCTCTTCGCCTGCGGCCGGTACGAGGGCATCGACCAGCGGGTGCTGGACCACGCCGCCACCCGGATGCCGGTCACCGAGGTGTCCCTCGGTGACTACGTCCTCTTCGGTGGCGAGGTGGCGGTGCTGGTGATCCTGGAGTCGGTCACCCGGCTGCTGCCCGGCGTGCTCGGCAATGCCGGCTCGCTGGACGAGGAGTCGCATGCGCACGGGTTGCTGGAGGCGCCGGTCTACACCAAGCCGCCGAGCTGGCGGGGCCACGACGTACCGGAGATCCTCCGCTCGGGCGACCACGGCCGGATCGCCCGGTGGCGGCGGGACGAGGCGTTGCGCCGGACCGCGGAACGCCGGCCGGACATGCTGGCCGCGCTCGGCGACCTCGACCGGCGGGACCGGGCGGCGCTGGAGCGGGCCGGGTTTCCGGCGCCGGACCGGGATATGGCAGAGTAGAGGGGTTGCCGTTTCCGCTCGCGCCGTGGGCGGAAACGAGGATCCCCGACCGGGGTCGTCACCACCGGCCACCACCCGAGGATCAGAATCACCCGTTCGCGTGCCGAGCATCGGTGCGCCGTGAGCCTTACGAGGTTGCAGCGATGAACATCCTGGACGCCCTTGACGCCCAGTCGAAGCGGACCGACCTCCCCGACTTCCGCGCCGGTGACACCGTCAAGGTGCACGCGCGGGTCGTCGAGGGTAACCGGTCCCGTGTGCAGATCTTCCAGGGCGTGGTCATCCGCCGCCAGGGTGACGGCCTGCGGGAGACCTTCTCCGTCCGTAAGATCAGCTTCGGCGTCGGTGTCGAGCGGACGTACCCGATCAACAGCCCGGCGATCGACCGCATCGAGATCGTGACCCGTGGTGACGTCCGCCGGGCCAAGCTCTACTACCTGCGCGAGCTGCGGGGCAAGAAGGCCAAGATCAAGGAGAAGCGCGAGAAGCAGCCCAGCTGATCTCGCCGCCACGCCGGCCGGCACGCCGGACGTCCCTCGAACCGGGCGCACTACTCTGGTCGGGCGGGCGCAGCAGTGCCGACGGATCGTCCACCGCCCGTGGAGCCTCGACGAGGCTCGGCGGGCGGTAGTCGTTTGCGCGTGAGGCGGGAGTGGGCGTGGTGCAACCGGTGGACGAGGACGGCGCGGTCGACCCGTGGCGGCGTCGGTCCCGGCGGCCCCGTCGTCAGATGCCGCTCTGGCAGGAACTGCCGCTGCTGCTGATCGTCGCCTTCTGCCTCGCCGTGCTGATCCGGACGTTCCTGCTCCAGGCGTTCTTCATCCCGTCCGGCTCGATGGAGGACACCCTGCTGGTCGGGGACCGGGTGCTGGTCAACAAGGTCGTCTACGACGTCCGTGACCCGGCCCGGGGCGAGGTGGTGGTCTTCCGGGGCACCGACCGGTGGGCACCGCAGGTGGACGGGGTGCCGGAGCCGGGATTCCTGGCGAAGCTCGGTCAGACCCTCGGTGACCTGGTCGGGGTGAGCCGCCCCGGCGAGAAGGACTTCATCAAGCGGGTGATCGGGATCCCCGGGGACCGG contains:
- the trmD gene encoding tRNA (guanosine(37)-N1)-methyltransferase TrmD, producing MRVDVVSIFPEYLAPLDLSLIGRARARGMLQLAVHDLRTWTHDVHRTVDDTPYGGGPGMVMRPEPWGEALDALAPAQAPPPRLLVPSPAGARFTQAMAHELAAEEHLLFACGRYEGIDQRVLDHAATRMPVTEVSLGDYVLFGGEVAVLVILESVTRLLPGVLGNAGSLDEESHAHGLLEAPVYTKPPSWRGHDVPEILRSGDHGRIARWRRDEALRRTAERRPDMLAALGDLDRRDRAALERAGFPAPDRDMAE
- the rplS gene encoding 50S ribosomal protein L19, whose translation is MNILDALDAQSKRTDLPDFRAGDTVKVHARVVEGNRSRVQIFQGVVIRRQGDGLRETFSVRKISFGVGVERTYPINSPAIDRIEIVTRGDVRRAKLYYLRELRGKKAKIKEKREKQPS